The Chamaesiphon minutus PCC 6605 DNA window CAGACCCTATTGTCTGCCCTGCCATCAAGATCTGAGTATTCCGGAGTTAGATTTAGAAACGATCGCACCTGTAGATGCGCCGCAGCCGCAACTCTATAGTGCGAATTTGATGCAGCACTTGGGCATCAATTTGTGGCAGTGGTTATTTTGCAAACAGGTGGGAAATGCCTTTGCTCAAAGTCAGGGCATGGCGATCGGACAGGGCAAATCGCTCCGTCTGCGCCTGGAAATTCGCGATCCCGACTCAATCTCCATTCCGTGGGAAATCATGCAGTCACAGCACGGTAAACCCGCGCTCTCGATCGATCGACTGGTGTTGTTCAGCCGGACGAATAGCGATGTCGATCCCTTGCCGCCGCAACGACTCGATCGATCGATTAAAATCCTGTTAGTTTTGGGTCAAAATATCCCTGGCAGTCCCAATCTCGACCTAGAAAAAGAATCAGCCACGATCGCCCAAGCTCTGCGGAGTACCATGCCCAGCGGCTTCAATCCCCCCAATCGACTCAATCCCGCAGGTTGTAATGTCGATACGCTCGTGCGACCCACTCCAGAGGAGCTGATTGCCAAACTTGAGAGTCAGCAATATAACGTATTTTTCTATGCCGGACATGGGATGTCCGCACCCGATGGGGGTTTATTACTGCTTAACGATGTGGGTGGTTTGAATGGTACCGAGCTGGCACAATTACTCGTCCGCTGTGGCGTCAAACTAGCCGTATTTAATTCTTGTTGGGGCGCGCAGCCATACCAGCATCAACAGCAAGCCGTTCCCCGCAGTAGCTTGGCAGAAGTCTTGCTGCATTACGGCGTTCCGGCAGTACTCGCCATGCGCGATACAATTGCCGATCGCGAGGCTTTAAGCTTTATTCAGACTTTTACTCAGGCTCTGGCACACCGATTGAGTATCGATGAAGCTGCGGCGATTGCCAGACAGCAATTATTGATTTCATTTAAGTTCAATCAACCTGCCTGGACGCTACCAATTTTGTACATGCACCCAGAGTTTAATGGAGAATTAATCAGACCATTAGCTGAAGCAATTACCGAAATTCCGTCCGTACCGCAAGCGATTCCCGTCGCCTATATGCGATCGCTGAGTTTTCATACCCATCCAGATTTTCCGATTGATGGTGGCTTGATGCGCGTCGGCAGATCTAACGATAATGATTTAGTAGTAGTCGAGCCGTGGGTATCTCAACGCCATGCCGAAATTATCTATCGATCGCCATCGATGACCGATTTTACTCAGGGAATTTATTATCTACGCGATACATCTCGGTTTGGCAGTTATGTATTGACTCTCGAAAATAAATGGGTCAAAGTTCACGCGCGCGAATTTCCACTCGAATCGGGAATGCAGATTAAATTTGGTAGTGAAGAAGGGCAAATTTTGGAGTTTAGAATCGATCGGCAAGAGTGGCTCCGGTAAGTAGTTATTGACGATCGCCACCATCGATTGAGGCATCGCTCGCCGCCTTTCGACGGTAAAGTGAAATTTATCCAGTCGCAAATATTTTATGAGATAATTATGTTATTAAGCTTTTCTAGTTAATTTAGGACTCGATCGATGTAAATATGTCTGAAGAAAGGTTGGAGCGTGTAGAAAATCAACTTTCTGTTTTGCAGCAAGACATGACTGCAACAAAGCAAAATGTAGATGCACTTAGAGATGATGTATCTTCTTTGCGGCAGAGATTCGATAGTTTTGAAGGGACAATTCTTACAGCTATCCGTGAAGGGTTTGATTCTCTGCGCCGTTATTCCGACGATCTCAACTATGAGGTTGCTGACAATGCTAGAGCGACGCGGTTATTAAAACGACGAGTCGCTCGTCTAGAAAGGAAAGAAGAAGATTAAGGGCAAAGGCTATCGCTCCCAAATTTGAATAAATTGTCGATCTGGTAATCGATCGGCGCAATACCAAAGTAATTTATAACATGTCATCGCACAAGCAGATCGATCGCCTTTTTCTACTTCTATAACTTGACTTTTTAGATGAGTAATAATTAGAGGTAATTGTTCGATTACTGCGACCTCTTTGAGATATTCTCCAGTGAGTTTGTAGAAACTTTTGGACTGGGGGGAAGAAAGTAGTTGTAATAACACATCTACTGCTAACGGATGTCCGGGTTGAAATTTACCTAATTGATAGGCATAACGGCGTTGAGATTCGACATTATTAATCGTTGTTAGTTTGTGTTCGATTTGAGCGATCGCGATTTCGATATTTTGGGCGCGGGCTACTTTTTTCCGCCGATTGCGGGTGCTGCTGGGCAAAGTGCGCGTGTCTATAAATTGCTGCTGGGTAGCTGGATGGGTGGGTGCGAGCTGTCGGAGATTTTCCATTGCAGCCATACCATCGGCGTGGTGGCGCAGGCTTTGGGAGGGCGATGAATCTCCAGATTCAATGATGCTAACGAGCGTATCGATCGCGAGGATAAGTAATGAATTATTATCATCGTTGGCGTAGCCTCTCAGAATGGGAATCGTGGCTGATTCGAGTAATACTTTACCTAAAGTGAAGGCAGCTTTGCGAGTTAGAGATACTGTTTTTTTACTGTGGATAATATTGACGAGAGTAGAGATTGCAGTCTCA harbors:
- a CDS encoding CHAT domain-containing protein, which translates into the protein MDEHPSLNIAVARLGATTPDNYAVWVLKAPYPGGYVIENCTWTIELSQIWLGWQGLFNPGSRPYCLPCHQDLSIPELDLETIAPVDAPQPQLYSANLMQHLGINLWQWLFCKQVGNAFAQSQGMAIGQGKSLRLRLEIRDPDSISIPWEIMQSQHGKPALSIDRLVLFSRTNSDVDPLPPQRLDRSIKILLVLGQNIPGSPNLDLEKESATIAQALRSTMPSGFNPPNRLNPAGCNVDTLVRPTPEELIAKLESQQYNVFFYAGHGMSAPDGGLLLLNDVGGLNGTELAQLLVRCGVKLAVFNSCWGAQPYQHQQQAVPRSSLAEVLLHYGVPAVLAMRDTIADREALSFIQTFTQALAHRLSIDEAAAIARQQLLISFKFNQPAWTLPILYMHPEFNGELIRPLAEAITEIPSVPQAIPVAYMRSLSFHTHPDFPIDGGLMRVGRSNDNDLVVVEPWVSQRHAEIIYRSPSMTDFTQGIYYLRDTSRFGSYVLTLENKWVKVHAREFPLESGMQIKFGSEEGQILEFRIDRQEWLR